Proteins from a genomic interval of Gossypium hirsutum isolate 1008001.06 chromosome A09, Gossypium_hirsutum_v2.1, whole genome shotgun sequence:
- the LOC107890253 gene encoding non-specific lipid-transfer protein isoform X1, producing the protein MEKKLNGVFWCVGVLGLVTVVLTVHAITCEEAVQTLMPCGAYLTTPAPSPTLACCQAVASVNASASTTQSRRDLCECFKKKALVYGVDPQKAKQLPASYRHRQWSYKAFHPPRINRRASINNFRKEFINFVLWRTFVSCLSDMRYL; encoded by the exons ATGGAAAAGAAATTGAATGGTGTGTTTTGGTGTGTTGGGGTATTAGGGTTAGTGACAGTGGTTTTAACAGTGCATGCAATCACATGCGAAGAAGCCGTACAAACACTAATGCCATGCGGGGCATACTTGACGACCCCTGCACCCTCACCCACCCTCGCTTGTTGTCAAGCCGTGGCTAGCGTTAATGCATCGGCCAGCACCACTCAGTCACGTAGGGATCTGTGCGAATGTTTCAAAAAGAAGGCCCTAGTTTATGGGGTTGATCCTCAGAAAGCCAAGCAACTTCCTG CGTCCTATAGGCATAGGCAATGGAGTTACAAGGCATTCCACCCCCCAAGAATAAACAGAAGAGCAAGCATCAATAACTTCAGAAAGGAATTCATTAACTTTGTGTTGTGGAGGACTTTCGTTTCTTGTTTATCTGATATGAGATATTTATGA
- the LOC107888982 gene encoding transcriptional adapter ADA2b: MGRSRGNFHSADEDPTQRSRRKKNASAGENLESSSSGQGTSEGKGALYHCNYCNKDITGKIRIKCAICPDFDLCIECFSVGAEVTPHKSCHLYRVMDNLSFPLICPDWNADDEILLLEGIEMYGLGNWAEVAEHVGTKSKEKCIDHYTNVYMKSPFFPLPDMSHVVGKNRKELLAMAKGHTEDKKGTMLGELSVKEESPFSPSRVKVEGSNCGRIMSGLNADVESGARSSSNSTASATVVKVSNMNQVKDGNVKMEDHQIDRNFGGKKPNSSGNEGPSLVELSGYNAKRQEFDPEYDNDAEQLLAEMEFKDTDTEEERELKLRVLRIYSKRLDERKRRKDFILERNLLYPNPIEKDLSPEERALCRRYDVFMRFHSKEEHDELLQTVIAEHRTLRRIEELKEARAAGCRTSAEADRYLEQKRRREAEESSHRAKDGVQGGPGGQAAPNSFMASESVGKDSNSRPTAQASSSYAKDLDIMGFAETQLLSETEKQLCSEIRLPPPLYLMMLQIISEEIFNGNVSKKADAHRLFKIEPSKIDRVYDMLVKKGIAAP; this comes from the exons ATGGGTCGTTCTCGCGGGAATTTTCATTCTGCTGATGAGGATCCTACCCAGAG ATCAAGGAGAAAAAAGAATGCCTCTGCTGGAGAAAATTTAGAATCTTCTTCTTCAG GTCAAGGAACAAGTGAAGGGAAAGGAGCTTTATACCACTGCAATTATTGCAACAAGGACATCACAGGAAAAATCCGTATCAAATGTGCTATTTGTCCTGATTTCGACCTATGTATAGAGTGCTTTTCTGTTGGAGCTGAGGTTACACCTCATAAAAGCTGCCATCTTTACAGGGTCATG GACAACTTATCTTTTCCCCTTATCTGTCCTGACTGGAATGCAGATGATGAAATTTTGCTTCTAGAG GGAATTGAAATGTATGGCCTCGGAAACTGGGCAGAAGTAGCTGAGCATGTGGGCACAAAGAGTAAGGAGAAGTGCATTGACCACTATACTAATGTTTATATGAAGTCCCCGTTCTTCCCTCTTCCG GATATGTCTCACGTTGTtggaaaaaatagaaaagagCTTCTTGCAATGGCTAAAGGGCATACTGAGGACAAGAAAG GAACTATGCTTGGGGAGCTTTCAGTGAAAGAAGAATCCCCTTTTTCACCTTCAAGAGTCAA AGTTGAAGGCAGTAATTGTGGCCGAATAATGTCTGGCTTAAATGCGG ATGTAGAGTCTGGGGCGCGTTCTAGCAGTAACAGCACAGCATCGGCAACTGTTGTGAAAGTATCGAACATGAACCAGGTTAAAGATGGCAATGTCAAAATGGAAG ATCATCAAATTGACAGAAATTTTGGGGGAAAGAAGCCAAATTCTTCGGGAAATGAAGGTCCATCTTTAGTTGAGTTGAGTGGTTATAATGCCAAAAGGCAGGAGTTCGATCCAGAGTACGACAATGATGCCGAGCAGTTACTAGCTGAAATGGAATTTAAAGACACTGATACTGAGGAAGAGCGTGAGCTTAAGCTGCGAGTGTTACGTATCTATTCAAAGAG GTTGGATGAGAGGAAGCGTAGAAAGGATTTCATACTAGAAAGAAATTTGTTATATCCTAATCCTATAGAGAAAGACTTATCTCCCGAGGAGAGAGCACTTTGCCGACGTTATGATGTCTTCATGCGTTTTCATTCAAAGGAAGAACATGACGAACTGCTTCAGACGGTTATTGCCGAGCACCGGACTTTAAGAAGGATCGAAGAACTCAAG GAAGCCCGAGCAGCTGGTTGTCGAACATCAGCTGAAGCAGATCGATATCTTGAACAAAAAAGGAGAAGGGAAGCTGAAGAGAGTTCTCACCGAGCAAAAGATGGAGTCCAGGGTGGTCCAGGTGGCCAGGCAGCCCCAAATTCATTCATGGCTTCTGAGTCTGTCGGCAAGGACTCAAATTCAAGACCAACAGCACAGGCTTCTTCAAGCTATGCTAAAGATTTGGACATAATGGGTTTCGCCGAAACCCAGTTACTCTCTGAAACT GAGAAGCAGCTGTGCAGTGAGATTCGGTTACCTCCACCACTTTATCTAATGATGCTACAGATCATTTCAGAAGAGATCTTCAATGGAAATGTTAGTAAGAAAGCAGATGCTCATCGCTTGTTCAAGATTGAACCAAGCAAGATCGATAGAGTCTACGATATGCTGGTGAAGAAGGGGATTGCTGCGCCATGA
- the LOC107890253 gene encoding non-specific lipid-transfer protein isoform X2 — translation MEKKLNGVFWCVGVLGLVTVVLTVHAITCEEAVQTLMPCGAYLTTPAPSPTLACCQAVASVNASASTTQSRRDLCECFKKKALVYGVDPQKAKQLPGLCAAQVPFQCDLSVDCQHVL, via the exons ATGGAAAAGAAATTGAATGGTGTGTTTTGGTGTGTTGGGGTATTAGGGTTAGTGACAGTGGTTTTAACAGTGCATGCAATCACATGCGAAGAAGCCGTACAAACACTAATGCCATGCGGGGCATACTTGACGACCCCTGCACCCTCACCCACCCTCGCTTGTTGTCAAGCCGTGGCTAGCGTTAATGCATCGGCCAGCACCACTCAGTCACGTAGGGATCTGTGCGAATGTTTCAAAAAGAAGGCCCTAGTTTATGGGGTTGATCCTCAGAAAGCCAAGCAACTTCCTGGTTTGTGTGCTGCTCAAGTTCCTTTTCAGTGTGATCTATCAGTCGATTGTCAGCA CGTCCTATAG